The genomic region CCACCTACGTCAGCTACGATTTGCATAGTATCTACTTTGTTTTAACACATAAAATAAATAATTTCTGAAAAAAATTGAACTAATTGCATCAAAAAGTGGTAAAATATACTAAATAAACATAAGACGATTATACTTTATAAGTCTTTCTACTTTAATCAGAAAGAAAGTTTAATAATATATAAGACTACAAATTCAGTCTCGTATATCAATATGTACTAAAAATGATTCTATTATAAATGAGTGCTGGCAAGGCTCATTTATGTCAGAGGATTGGTGCTTTAAATAGGAATTGATATGCGAAAATTTTCTCAGGAGGGAAAAAATGGCAAGATTTGAAGATAAGATCGACTTGTACGACGACAGAGGCAATCTTGTTGAAGAACAAGTTCCACTAGAAGCCCTAAGTCCTTTGAGAAACCCAGCGATCAGAAGTATCGTGCAGGGTATTAAGAGGACCATAGCAGTTAACCTTGAAGGTATAGAGAACGCTCTAAGATCCGGAAAGGTTGCCGGAGGAAAAATTTTAGGAAGAGAATTAGATCTCGACATAGTCGGAAATGCTGAAGCCATAGCACAAGAAGCAAAAGAAATGATTCTTGTGGAAGAAGGCGACGACACAAAAGTCGAACTTTTAGCAGGCGGAAAGAGAGCATTAGTACAAATACCATCACTAAGGCTTGAAGCAGCAGCTGAATACTCAGCAACATCATTAGTAACTGCGTCAGCGTTCATCCAGGCTATAGTTAACCAGTTCGATGTTGGAATGTACGATGCAAACGTGGTAAAAGCAGCAGTATTAGGTAGATATCCACAAACCGTAGAATACGCAGGTGGAAACATGGCTACCATGCTGGATGTACCTCAGAAATTAGAAGGTCCAGGTTACGCATTAAGAAACATTCCGGTTAACCACGTAGTTGCAACAACTCTCAAAAACACAATGCAAGCAGCAGCTTTGTCGACAATCCTCGAACAAACAGCTATGTTTGAAATGGGAGATGCAACAGGAAGATTCGAAAGAATGCACCTTCTTGGTTTAGCTTACCAGGGAATGAATGCTGATAACATCGTATATGATCTTGTAAAAGACAACGGTAAAGAAGGAACAGTAGGATCTGTTATACTGGACCTAGTTAACAGAGCATCTGAAGATGGTGTAATAGGCGTCGAAAAAGAAATGGGCGGCGACTTTAAATTATACGGAACAGATGACCTGGCCAAATGGAATGCATACAATGCAGCAGGACAAATGGCAGCTACTATGGTCAACCAGGGTGCTGCGAGAGCAGCTCAGGGTGTATCCTCAACATTGTTATACTACAACGATATTATTGAATTCGCAACAGGATTACCTGGTGTGGACTTCGGTAGAGCTGAAGGTGTAGCAGTAGGATTTTCATTCTTCAGTCACTCCATCTATGGTGGAGGTGGGCCTGGTATCTTTAACGGTAACCACATCGTTACAAGACACAGTAAAGGATTCGCTATACCTTGCGTAGCAGCTGCAATGGCTCTTGATGCAGGTACACAGATGTTCTCCCCAGAAGCAACCTCAGGACTAATCAAAGACGTATACAGTCAAGTTGATGAATTCCGAGAACCACTCAAATATGTAGTGGAGGCAGCTGCCGACATAAAAGGCGATATTTAAGTAATCCGCACTTGGGGGCATTAAGTCAATGGATATCGAGATATTTCCACACAGATTGTTGAACGTAGATACCGCTGAAAGATTATTAAATGATCTTGATAGCATCGAAGGTATCAAAAGAATGATTATACACGGACCGAGACTTCCTCCAGTGAGAGAAGGACACCCAGACCGCAGAATTATAGTTGTAAGCGGAGAAGAAGTAGAAGTACAAGTGAAACCCGGTAGAATACTACTGGAAATCGAATCAGAAGACGTCATTGAAGATGTAAAAGAAGTTTGTGAAGATCATTTACCATTTGGATATAACATCCATATTGGACACTTCATAAGAAAACAGAAAACAGTTTCAGATCAGCTCAAATATGGCGAGGAATTAGATAATATTCCTGATGAAATGGTTGGATTAACTGACCAGAACGCACAACTCAGTGAAAGAGCACAAATACTAAAGAGGAAAGACGAAAAATGATTGGTAAAGGCACGCACATCGTAGATTGCAGAGTAGCGATGGGTATGGGTGAAGGAGGAGGAATTGCCCAGAGGGGCACATTTGCCCAGAGTGGCAGTGATGTTTTAACAATAGCAATGTCTCCGGGAAGGAGACATATAACAAAACCAGTCTGTGAGATAACATTCGCGTTGCGGGAAGCTAATATAATGACAAGTACTCTCGTGTTGAATGCCGGTGCCGGTGTTCCGCATGATGCTCCAGCAGCTGGAGGGGGCAGTCTTTTTGGACTTACTCCAACAGAAATAGAGCAAATAAACATGCATAAACTTATACTGGTACACCTTGGAGGTGTTAAACACCACATTGTGTACAAAGCCCGGTTAATACTTCGACATGTAGAGAAACCTTGCGTAATCATTTGTGAATATCCAGTTGACTTTGAAGATTTTGCAAAGATTGGTGTCAAAACTAAAGCTGTAATGCCCGATGAGCCTAAAACAAAAGGTGAAATTGTGGATATAATAAGCGGTGTAATTAGAGGAGAAACCAGTCCCCAAGAAAAGTTGGATGAAATTATTAGAAAAGTTAGGTTAGCACTAGGAGGTGCATGATAATGGCAAAATATTATCCTGGAACAAGTAAGGTTGCCCAAAACAGAAGTAATTTCCAAGATCCAGAATATGAACTTGAAAAACTGAGGGAAGTCTCTGACGAAGATGTTGTAAGCATACTCGGACACAGAGCTCCTGGTGAGGAATATCCAAGCGCTCACCCACCACTTGAAGAAATGGATGAACCAGAAGACCCGATCAGGGAACTCGTTGAACCTGTCGACGGTGCTAAAGCCGGTGACAGAGTAAGATACATACAGTTTACTGACTCAATGTATTTTGCTCCAGCTCAACCATATCTCCGATCAAGAGCATACTTATGCAGATATAGAGGAGCAGATGCAGGTACTCTCTCTGGAAGACAAATTATCGAAGCCAGAGAAAGAGACCTTGAAAAAATCTCAAAAGAACTCCTTGAAACTGAATT from Methanobacterium veterum harbors:
- the mcrB gene encoding coenzyme-B sulfoethylthiotransferase subunit beta, producing MARFEDKIDLYDDRGNLVEEQVPLEALSPLRNPAIRSIVQGIKRTIAVNLEGIENALRSGKVAGGKILGRELDLDIVGNAEAIAQEAKEMILVEEGDDTKVELLAGGKRALVQIPSLRLEAAAEYSATSLVTASAFIQAIVNQFDVGMYDANVVKAAVLGRYPQTVEYAGGNMATMLDVPQKLEGPGYALRNIPVNHVVATTLKNTMQAAALSTILEQTAMFEMGDATGRFERMHLLGLAYQGMNADNIVYDLVKDNGKEGTVGSVILDLVNRASEDGVIGVEKEMGGDFKLYGTDDLAKWNAYNAAGQMAATMVNQGAARAAQGVSSTLLYYNDIIEFATGLPGVDFGRAEGVAVGFSFFSHSIYGGGGPGIFNGNHIVTRHSKGFAIPCVAAAMALDAGTQMFSPEATSGLIKDVYSQVDEFREPLKYVVEAAADIKGDI
- the mcrD gene encoding methyl-coenzyme M reductase operon protein D is translated as MDIEIFPHRLLNVDTAERLLNDLDSIEGIKRMIIHGPRLPPVREGHPDRRIIVVSGEEVEVQVKPGRILLEIESEDVIEDVKEVCEDHLPFGYNIHIGHFIRKQKTVSDQLKYGEELDNIPDEMVGLTDQNAQLSERAQILKRKDEK
- the mcrC gene encoding methyl-coenzyme M reductase I operon protein C, with amino-acid sequence MIGKGTHIVDCRVAMGMGEGGGIAQRGTFAQSGSDVLTIAMSPGRRHITKPVCEITFALREANIMTSTLVLNAGAGVPHDAPAAGGGSLFGLTPTEIEQINMHKLILVHLGGVKHHIVYKARLILRHVEKPCVIICEYPVDFEDFAKIGVKTKAVMPDEPKTKGEIVDIISGVIRGETSPQEKLDEIIRKVRLALGGA
- the mcrG gene encoding coenzyme-B sulfoethylthiotransferase subunit gamma; translation: MAKYYPGTSKVAQNRSNFQDPEYELEKLREVSDEDVVSILGHRAPGEEYPSAHPPLEEMDEPEDPIRELVEPVDGAKAGDRVRYIQFTDSMYFAPAQPYLRSRAYLCRYRGADAGTLSGRQIIEARERDLEKISKELLETEFFDPARSGIRGKSVHGHSLRLDEDGMMFDMLRRQILNKETGQVEAVKNQIGDELDEPVALGAPLDEETLKYKTTIYRKDGEAYRDDKDAVEVCQRIHVLRSQGGFYPE